The Pseudomonas extremaustralis genome contains a region encoding:
- the purU gene encoding formyltetrahydrofolate deformylase, with protein MSRAPDTWILTADCPSVLGTVDAVTRYLFEQGCYVTEHHSFDDRLSSRFFIRVEFRQPDGFDEQAFRAGLATRGEAFGMVFELTAPNYRPKVVIMVSKADHCLNDLLYRQRIGQLPMDVVAVVSNHPDLKPLADWHQIPYYHFPLDPNDKPSQERQVWQVIEDTGAELVILARYMQVLSPELCRKLDGKAINIHHSLLPGFKGAKPYHQAYNKGVKLVGATAHYINNDLDEGPIIAQGVEVVDHSHYPEDLIAKGRDIEGLTLARAVGYHIERRVFLNANRTVVL; from the coding sequence ATGAGCCGCGCACCCGATACATGGATTTTGACTGCCGACTGCCCCAGCGTGCTCGGCACGGTGGATGCGGTCACCCGCTATCTGTTCGAGCAGGGGTGCTATGTCACCGAGCACCATTCGTTCGATGACCGCCTCTCGAGCCGGTTTTTCATTCGCGTGGAATTCCGTCAGCCCGACGGTTTCGACGAGCAGGCATTCCGCGCCGGCCTGGCCACGCGCGGCGAAGCCTTTGGTATGGTCTTCGAGCTGACGGCGCCGAACTATCGGCCCAAAGTGGTGATCATGGTGTCCAAGGCCGATCACTGCCTCAACGATCTGCTGTACCGCCAGCGCATCGGCCAACTGCCAATGGACGTAGTCGCGGTGGTGTCCAATCACCCCGATCTCAAGCCCTTGGCCGACTGGCACCAGATTCCCTACTACCATTTCCCCCTGGACCCCAACGACAAACCGTCCCAGGAGCGTCAGGTGTGGCAAGTGATCGAAGACACCGGCGCGGAACTGGTGATCCTTGCGCGCTACATGCAAGTGCTGTCGCCGGAGCTGTGCCGCAAGCTCGATGGCAAGGCGATCAACATTCACCACTCGTTGTTGCCGGGGTTCAAGGGCGCCAAGCCGTATCACCAGGCGTACAACAAGGGCGTGAAGCTGGTGGGCGCCACGGCGCATTACATCAACAACGACCTGGACGAAGGCCCGATCATCGCCCAGGGCGTGGAGGTGGTGGATCACAGTCATTACCCCGAGGATTTGATCGCCAAGGGGCGCGATATCGAGGGGCTGACTCTGGCCCGGGCGGTGGGGTATCACATTGAGCGGCGGGTGTTTTTGAACGCCAATCGGACGGTGGTGCTCTGA
- the fdhA gene encoding formaldehyde dehydrogenase, glutathione-independent — protein MSGNRGVVYLGNGKVEVQKIDYPKMQDPRGRKIEHGVILRVVSTNICGSDQHMVRGRTTAQTGLVLGHEITGEVIEKGSDVENLKIGDLVSVPFNVACGRCRSCKEQHTGVCLTVNPARAGGAYGYVDMGDWTGGQAEYVLVPYADFNLLKLPDRDKAMEKIRDLTCLSDILPTGYHGAVTAGVGPGSTVYIAGAGPVGLAAAASARLLGAAVVIIGDVNPIRLAHAKAQGFEIADLSLDTPLHEQIAALLGEPEVDCAVDAVGFEARGHGHEGVKAEAPATVLNSLMGVVRVAGKIGIPGLYVTEDPGAVDAAAKMGSLSIRFGLGWAKSHSFHTGQTPVMKYNRQLMQAIMWDRINIAEIVGVQVISLDDAPRGYGEFDAGVPKKFVIDPHKLFSAA, from the coding sequence ATGTCTGGTAATCGTGGTGTCGTGTATCTCGGCAACGGCAAAGTCGAAGTACAGAAAATCGACTATCCCAAAATGCAGGACCCCCGTGGCAGGAAGATCGAGCACGGCGTCATCCTGCGCGTGGTCTCCACCAATATCTGCGGCTCCGACCAACACATGGTGCGCGGCCGCACCACCGCCCAGACCGGGCTGGTGCTCGGTCATGAGATCACCGGCGAAGTGATCGAGAAGGGCAGCGATGTCGAAAACCTGAAAATCGGCGACCTGGTCTCGGTGCCCTTCAACGTTGCCTGCGGCCGCTGCCGCTCGTGCAAAGAGCAACACACCGGCGTGTGCCTGACCGTCAACCCGGCCCGTGCCGGCGGCGCCTATGGTTACGTCGACATGGGCGACTGGACCGGCGGCCAGGCCGAATACGTGCTGGTACCGTACGCCGACTTCAACCTGCTGAAACTGCCGGACCGCGACAAGGCCATGGAGAAAATCCGCGACCTGACCTGCCTCTCCGACATCCTCCCCACCGGCTACCATGGCGCGGTCACCGCCGGTGTTGGCCCGGGCAGCACCGTTTACATCGCCGGCGCCGGTCCGGTCGGCCTGGCCGCTGCCGCGTCGGCACGCCTGCTGGGCGCGGCGGTGGTGATCATCGGCGACGTCAACCCGATCCGCCTGGCCCATGCCAAGGCCCAGGGATTCGAAATCGCCGACTTGTCCCTGGACACCCCGCTGCACGAACAGATCGCTGCGTTGTTGGGCGAACCGGAAGTCGACTGCGCCGTTGACGCGGTGGGCTTCGAAGCCCGCGGCCACGGCCACGAAGGCGTCAAGGCGGAAGCTCCGGCAACGGTGCTCAACTCGCTGATGGGCGTGGTGCGCGTAGCCGGCAAGATCGGTATCCCGGGCCTGTACGTCACCGAAGATCCCGGTGCGGTGGATGCCGCTGCGAAAATGGGCAGCCTGAGCATTCGCTTTGGTTTGGGTTGGGCTAAATCCCACAGCTTCCACACCGGGCAAACGCCGGTGATGAAGTACAACCGCCAGTTGATGCAGGCGATCATGTGGGACCGTATCAACATCGCGGAAATCGTCGGCGTGCAGGTGATCAGCCTGGATGACGCGCCCCGTGGCTACGGCGAGTTCGACGCGGGCGTACCGAAGAAGTTTGTGATCGATCCACACAAGTTGTTCAGTGCGGCGTAA